A genomic stretch from uncultured Pseudodesulfovibrio sp. includes:
- a CDS encoding cofactor-independent phosphoglycerate mutase, protein MKVLYLIADGMGGWPLDELDGKTTMDAAHTPNMDELAKTGIIGRAQTVPEGMPPGSDVANMSLLGFDPATYHTGRGPIEAAAQGLALGTDDLVWRLNLVTVSKLTIDGYMRDYSSGHISTDVSRPVVKALQKRLGNDTYTFYPGVQYRHLLVQKDGALTEDANLLISPPHDITDKSIKPDLRVFSRSPFLWDLVFEANELLGNRNINNSMANSIWPWGQGRPLTLPNFMETSGMRGAVISAVDLIKGLGHASGMDVIDVEGATGLLETNYQGKVNAALDFLKDNDFVFVHLEGPDECGHGGSAKDKVEAISRFDALVVAPLREALKDEETAWIITCDHFTPIVERTHTMDAVPFILNGPGCNASGVESFNEKTADSTGLKLERGHELLSFALEKFGLK, encoded by the coding sequence ATGAAAGTTTTGTACCTTATCGCCGATGGAATGGGTGGTTGGCCGCTGGATGAACTCGACGGCAAAACAACCATGGATGCGGCGCATACTCCCAACATGGATGAACTGGCTAAGACCGGCATTATAGGTCGCGCCCAGACTGTCCCAGAAGGGATGCCTCCCGGCTCCGATGTGGCGAACATGTCCCTGCTCGGCTTTGATCCCGCCACCTATCATACTGGCCGCGGTCCAATTGAAGCGGCAGCTCAAGGACTTGCTCTGGGCACGGACGATCTGGTCTGGCGGCTGAATCTGGTCACAGTTTCCAAATTGACTATCGACGGATATATGCGTGACTATTCTTCAGGTCACATATCCACTGACGTCTCCAGACCTGTGGTTAAAGCGTTGCAGAAAAGACTCGGCAACGACACTTACACCTTTTACCCGGGCGTTCAATATCGGCATCTTCTGGTACAGAAAGATGGCGCGCTGACCGAAGATGCGAATCTGCTCATCAGTCCACCCCACGACATAACAGATAAATCCATCAAGCCGGATCTTCGAGTGTTTTCCAGAAGCCCTTTCCTATGGGATCTCGTGTTCGAGGCCAATGAGTTGCTGGGGAATCGCAACATCAACAATTCCATGGCGAATTCCATCTGGCCCTGGGGTCAGGGCCGTCCGCTCACCCTGCCGAATTTCATGGAAACATCTGGCATGAGAGGCGCGGTTATCTCCGCTGTCGATCTTATCAAGGGCTTGGGACATGCTTCGGGTATGGATGTCATTGACGTTGAAGGAGCTACAGGCCTGCTGGAAACCAACTATCAAGGCAAAGTCAATGCCGCTCTTGATTTCCTGAAAGACAATGATTTCGTATTTGTTCACCTAGAAGGTCCGGACGAATGCGGCCATGGCGGCAGTGCCAAAGACAAAGTGGAAGCCATTAGCAGGTTCGACGCACTCGTGGTTGCTCCCCTGCGCGAAGCACTCAAGGATGAAGAAACCGCATGGATTATCACCTGTGACCACTTCACGCCTATTGTCGAACGTACGCACACCATGGACGCCGTTCCATTCATTCTCAATGGTCCTGGCTGCAACGCATCAGGTGTCGAATCCTTTAACGAGAAAACAGCGGACTCCACTGGTTTAAAACTGGAAAGAGGCCATGAACTTCTCTCGTTTGCTTTAGAAAAATTCGGATTGAAATAA
- a CDS encoding YbaB/EbfC family nucleoid-associated protein — translation MKGMNEMIRQAQIMQRKMSEAQESLKAKTVEASSGGGMVKVTVSGAQEVVEVLIEDSVMEAGDVEMLQDLVMTAVNEGVKKSKEMMEEQMKGITGGLNIPGMF, via the coding sequence ATGAAAGGCATGAATGAAATGATCCGCCAGGCCCAGATTATGCAGCGCAAGATGTCCGAGGCCCAGGAATCCCTGAAGGCCAAGACTGTTGAGGCGTCCAGCGGTGGCGGCATGGTCAAGGTCACGGTTTCCGGTGCACAGGAAGTGGTTGAGGTGCTTATCGAGGACTCCGTCATGGAAGCCGGTGACGTGGAAATGCTTCAGGATCTCGTCATGACTGCTGTCAATGAGGGTGTCAAAAAGTCCAAGGAGATGATGGAAGAACAAATGAAAGGCATTACCGGCGGCTTGAATATCCCCGGCATGTTTTAG
- a CDS encoding branched-chain amino acid transaminase, which yields MVQKSETIWFDGKQVPWDEANVHVLTHTLHYGAGVFEGIRAYECADGSSEVFRLDEHMVRLLNSAKILGIKVPYTSEELTEAAIETLTRNKLAGAYVRPLVFIGDGAMGVHPGDNPIRTIIATWPWGAYLGDDALENGIAVKCSTFNRHHVNVMMTKSKACGNYVNSVLAKTEAVADGYHEAILLDTTGHVSEGSGENIFMVVDDVLYTPHSDGVLGGLTRNSIITLANDLGYEVREEPLTRDMLYVADEVFFTGTAAELTPISSIDRRQIGTGKAGPVAMMLQTEYFKIVKGENPDYEHWLHRYSI from the coding sequence ATGGTCCAGAAATCCGAAACCATTTGGTTTGACGGTAAACAGGTCCCCTGGGACGAGGCGAATGTCCACGTTCTTACCCATACACTGCATTATGGTGCAGGCGTTTTCGAGGGCATTCGCGCCTACGAGTGTGCCGATGGTTCCTCAGAAGTTTTCCGACTTGATGAACACATGGTACGTTTGCTTAATTCTGCCAAGATTCTGGGTATCAAGGTTCCGTATACCTCTGAAGAATTGACTGAGGCCGCCATTGAGACGCTGACACGAAACAAACTGGCCGGAGCATATGTTCGTCCTCTTGTCTTCATTGGTGATGGAGCCATGGGCGTCCATCCCGGCGATAACCCCATTCGTACCATCATTGCCACTTGGCCTTGGGGTGCATATCTCGGCGACGACGCTCTGGAAAATGGCATTGCCGTCAAATGCAGCACGTTCAATCGGCATCACGTCAATGTCATGATGACCAAGTCCAAGGCGTGCGGCAACTATGTGAATTCCGTCCTTGCCAAGACCGAAGCAGTGGCCGACGGGTACCATGAGGCCATTCTGCTCGATACCACAGGCCATGTATCCGAAGGTTCCGGCGAAAATATTTTCATGGTGGTGGACGACGTTCTCTATACTCCGCATTCAGACGGTGTCTTGGGCGGCTTGACCCGCAATTCCATTATCACTCTGGCAAATGATCTTGGCTATGAAGTACGCGAAGAGCCGTTGACCCGCGACATGCTCTATGTAGCCGATGAAGTGTTCTTCACTGGTACAGCCGCTGAATTGACACCTATCAGTTCCATTGACCGTCGTCAGATAGGTACGGGCAAAGCCGGGCCGGTAGCCATGATGCTTCAGACCGAGTATTTCAAAATCGTCAAGGGTGAGAACCCCGATTATGAACACTGGTTGCATCGTTATTCGATCTAG
- a CDS encoding aminotransferase class I/II-fold pyridoxal phosphate-dependent enzyme: MSKFARVDRLPPYVFAQVNELKMKMRHAGADIIDLGMGNPDVPTPQPILDKLTDAAYKAGNSKYSASKGIKGLRHAIRDWYFRRYNVSLDCDREVCVTMGAKEGLAHLALAMLSPGDVVLAPDPAYPIHPYASIIAGADVRRVPIGPGQDFFENLETAVTHTWPKPKLLIINFPHNPTTQCVDLSFFQRIVDFAKEHDLYVIHDLAYADFVFDGYVAPSFMQADGARDVGVEFFSMTKSYSMAGMRVGFCVGNPEMVNALTRIKSYLDYGIYQPIQIAAACALNGDLEADPKFTQDDMDAAVKEIMAVYEDRRDALCEGLNRIGWEVTPPKATMFLWAAIPEEFKKIGSVEFSKMLLQEAEVAVSPGLGFGQYGDDHVRFSFVENRHRTNQAVRNLRKFFAKG; the protein is encoded by the coding sequence ATGTCCAAGTTTGCAAGAGTCGATAGACTGCCCCCGTATGTTTTCGCCCAGGTCAACGAGTTGAAAATGAAGATGCGCCACGCGGGCGCGGATATCATCGACCTCGGCATGGGCAACCCTGATGTGCCCACACCCCAGCCCATCCTCGACAAGCTGACAGACGCGGCGTACAAAGCCGGTAACTCCAAATATTCCGCGTCAAAAGGTATCAAGGGATTACGCCACGCCATTCGCGATTGGTACTTCCGCCGCTACAACGTCTCTCTGGACTGCGATCGTGAGGTCTGTGTCACCATGGGTGCCAAAGAAGGACTGGCGCACCTTGCACTGGCCATGCTGTCTCCTGGCGATGTGGTTCTGGCCCCTGATCCGGCCTACCCAATCCATCCCTACGCCTCCATCATTGCCGGTGCCGATGTGCGCCGCGTACCTATCGGCCCGGGTCAGGATTTCTTTGAGAACCTGGAAACCGCGGTTACGCACACGTGGCCCAAGCCCAAACTGCTGATCATCAACTTTCCGCACAACCCGACCACACAGTGCGTGGACTTGAGCTTCTTCCAGCGCATCGTTGATTTTGCCAAGGAACATGACCTCTATGTCATTCATGACCTTGCCTATGCAGACTTCGTTTTTGACGGATATGTAGCCCCCAGCTTCATGCAGGCAGACGGTGCACGTGACGTTGGTGTAGAGTTCTTCTCCATGACCAAGAGCTATTCCATGGCCGGTATGCGCGTCGGATTCTGCGTCGGAAATCCAGAGATGGTCAACGCCCTGACCCGCATTAAGAGTTATCTCGACTACGGCATCTATCAACCCATTCAGATTGCTGCAGCCTGCGCCCTGAATGGAGACCTTGAAGCCGACCCGAAATTCACGCAGGATGATATGGACGCAGCAGTGAAAGAAATTATGGCTGTCTATGAAGACCGCCGTGACGCCCTCTGCGAAGGCCTTAATCGTATTGGATGGGAAGTCACGCCACCCAAGGCAACCATGTTCCTGTGGGCAGCTATCCCCGAAGAATTCAAGAAAATTGGCTCTGTGGAGTTCTCCAAAATGCTTTTGCAGGAAGCGGAAGTTGCTGTTTCACCAGGTCTCGGTTTCGGCCAGTACGGAGATGATCATGTGCGCTTCAGCTTTGTCGAAAATCGGCACCGCACCAACCAGGCTGTCCGCAACCTGAGAAAATTCTTTGCGAAGGGGTAA
- the dgt gene encoding dGTP triphosphohydrolase, protein MKNSFYNEFDTEWIGRGQSKNVKGRTPFEQDRDRIIYSPAFRRLQNKTQVFLSGEFDFYRTRLTHSMEVSQIGRSIVNHLNRSSDALSDDFRIDQDLVESICLAHDIGHPSFGHAGEQVLNELMLESGGFEGNAQNLRILVDLFYRDKTEWSGMNPTRAFLDGMLKYKTLFSSSEKKKNHFIYDFQKDILDFVSPDISFPELFATEKTLNSFKSLECRIMDWADDIAYSIHDIDDGIRAGFITVKKVHNWMEDKDTEYTGNDRDFLAKLATAITDDTFSAFLARLIGTFIHGTKFVERENAFAEKTHRYAFDIQIREECTALCTLLKMLSINLVFHTPQVHQLEYKGGRILRELFTVMEDEYVIKAAPEYRLLPAHYHKSLQEHAAPDRRRMLCDYISGMTDGFVVRTYKRLFDPEFGSINDLI, encoded by the coding sequence GTGAAAAATAGTTTTTATAATGAGTTCGATACTGAGTGGATAGGGCGGGGACAATCAAAAAACGTCAAAGGCCGTACTCCGTTTGAACAAGATCGTGATCGTATCATTTATTCTCCGGCCTTTCGTCGGTTGCAGAACAAAACCCAGGTGTTTCTGTCTGGTGAGTTTGATTTTTACCGCACCCGTCTGACGCACTCTATGGAGGTTTCACAGATAGGTCGTTCTATCGTGAATCATCTTAACCGTTCTTCTGATGCTCTTTCTGACGACTTCAGAATCGATCAGGATTTGGTTGAATCTATTTGTCTGGCGCATGATATAGGGCATCCTTCTTTTGGGCATGCCGGTGAACAGGTACTCAATGAGTTGATGCTGGAATCAGGTGGTTTCGAAGGAAACGCACAGAATCTCCGTATTCTGGTTGACCTCTTTTATCGGGATAAGACTGAGTGGTCTGGCATGAATCCGACAAGAGCGTTTCTTGATGGGATGCTCAAATACAAAACATTATTCTCTAGTTCAGAAAAGAAAAAGAACCATTTCATTTACGATTTCCAAAAGGATATTTTGGATTTCGTTAGTCCAGATATCTCTTTTCCAGAATTATTTGCTACAGAAAAAACGTTAAATTCCTTCAAATCATTAGAATGTAGGATCATGGATTGGGCTGATGACATCGCCTATTCAATCCATGACATTGATGATGGAATCCGTGCTGGCTTCATAACGGTGAAAAAAGTACATAACTGGATGGAAGACAAAGATACTGAATACACCGGTAATGATAGGGATTTCCTTGCAAAGCTCGCGACTGCCATTACGGATGACACCTTCAGTGCTTTTCTGGCCCGTCTTATCGGCACGTTTATTCATGGTACCAAATTTGTCGAACGGGAAAATGCATTTGCAGAAAAAACACATCGATATGCTTTTGACATTCAGATCAGGGAAGAGTGTACTGCGTTGTGTACACTACTCAAAATGTTATCCATAAATCTTGTTTTTCACACACCCCAAGTCCACCAGCTTGAGTATAAAGGCGGACGAATTCTACGAGAACTCTTTACGGTTATGGAAGATGAATATGTTATAAAAGCTGCTCCCGAGTATCGTCTATTACCAGCTCATTATCATAAATCGCTGCAAGAACATGCGGCGCCGGATCGTCGACGTATGCTGTGTGATTACATTTCAGGCATGACTGACGGGTTTGTAGTAAGAACATATAAGCGACTTTTCGATCCCGAATTCGGATCGATCAATGATCTGATCTGA
- a CDS encoding YgdI/YgdR family lipoprotein produces MKRFFTLVMLCIFAFSLTACFSKKYMITTNTGKTYVANGSPEYDVQSETYKFEDDEGKKVILNQEDIEVIKEQ; encoded by the coding sequence ATGAAACGCTTCTTCACGCTTGTCATGTTGTGTATCTTTGCATTTTCTTTGACGGCATGTTTCTCAAAAAAATACATGATAACAACAAATACAGGTAAAACCTACGTTGCCAACGGTTCACCTGAGTATGACGTCCAAAGCGAAACCTATAAATTTGAAGATGACGAGGGTAAAAAGGTCATCCTCAATCAGGAAGACATTGAAGTCATCAAAGAACAGTAG
- a CDS encoding homoserine dehydrogenase yields the protein MDVIKLGLGGFGTVGSGLAKILASNAERIEKRLGKRIEIRSVLVRDLNKKRAFDPGPNVTFTDDPNVLVNDPDIDIVVELMGGLDTAKDLILKAFAAEKHVVTANKHLLAEHGLELFDAAREHSRALMFEASCAGGIPIVQTLKESLAGDEIRQMLGIMNGTANYILSEMTTKGLDFQSALADAQDLGYAEADPTFDIEGFDTAHKLCVLIRMAYGVDYPLNEIPIQGITGVTPMDIDFAREFGYRIKLLAHVMEVDGRLEAGVHPALVPYTYLLARVGGNYNAVRLEGNAVGPIMLHGQGAGDLPTGSAVLADLMNIVRSTNGKDVSPDNTGFRNQPLEKANILPPEDSESKYYFRFTVADRTGVMAAITKSMANHGISIAQAVQKGEAGAEGVPLVIVSHETPAKAVAAMIEEMDAMDFAVEPCVKFRIL from the coding sequence ATGGACGTTATCAAACTCGGTCTTGGTGGCTTCGGCACTGTCGGCTCTGGTCTGGCGAAAATTTTAGCCAGCAATGCTGAACGCATTGAGAAGAGACTTGGCAAGCGTATCGAAATCAGGTCTGTTCTTGTACGTGATCTGAACAAGAAACGAGCCTTTGATCCGGGTCCTAACGTTACATTCACCGACGACCCCAATGTACTGGTCAACGACCCGGACATTGATATCGTGGTCGAGCTCATGGGCGGGCTGGACACGGCAAAAGACTTGATCCTCAAGGCTTTTGCCGCTGAAAAGCATGTGGTTACAGCCAACAAGCATCTTCTTGCTGAGCACGGGCTGGAACTGTTTGATGCTGCCCGGGAACATTCCAGAGCTCTCATGTTCGAAGCCAGTTGTGCGGGAGGCATTCCCATTGTCCAGACCTTGAAAGAGAGTTTGGCCGGAGATGAAATCAGACAGATGCTCGGCATCATGAACGGCACGGCCAATTATATCCTTTCAGAGATGACCACCAAAGGTCTGGATTTTCAGTCTGCCCTGGCTGACGCTCAGGATCTTGGATATGCCGAGGCTGACCCCACCTTCGATATCGAAGGATTCGACACAGCACACAAGCTCTGTGTCCTCATCCGCATGGCTTACGGTGTAGACTACCCATTGAACGAAATTCCTATTCAGGGGATAACGGGTGTTACTCCTATGGACATCGATTTCGCCCGCGAATTCGGTTACCGTATCAAACTGTTGGCCCATGTCATGGAAGTGGACGGAAGGCTGGAAGCAGGCGTTCACCCGGCTCTGGTGCCCTACACCTATCTGCTGGCTCGGGTGGGCGGCAACTATAACGCCGTTCGCCTTGAAGGTAATGCTGTCGGCCCGATCATGTTGCATGGCCAGGGTGCAGGAGACCTTCCTACGGGCAGCGCAGTATTGGCCGACCTCATGAACATTGTTCGCAGTACTAACGGAAAAGATGTTTCACCTGACAATACAGGCTTCAGGAACCAACCGCTTGAGAAGGCGAACATTCTTCCGCCGGAAGACTCAGAATCCAAATATTACTTCCGCTTCACCGTGGCCGACCGCACCGGTGTCATGGCTGCCATAACTAAATCCATGGCAAACCACGGCATCTCCATTGCCCAAGCTGTCCAGAAAGGTGAAGCCGGCGCAGAAGGTGTGCCCTTGGTAATCGTAAGTCACGAAACTCCTGCCAAGGCCGTGGCTGCAATGATTGAAGAGATGGACGCCATGGATTTCGCCGTGGAACCCTGCGTCAAATTCAGGATATTATAG
- the dnaX gene encoding DNA polymerase III subunit gamma/tau encodes MSTSNLTAKYRPQTFEDVAGQKAIKSILSRAAAKDKIAPAYLFSGTRGVGKTTIARIFAKALNCVNAPTGEPCNECSNCRQITAGVAVDVIEIDGASNRGIDDARRLKEDIGYAPVECRYKVFIIDEAHMLTKEAFNALLKTLEEPPPRATFIMATTEHHKFPATIISRCQHYTFKMLPQSELVTHLEKIMNLEGLQYEPGALQIIAKRGAGSVRDSMSLLGQALAMGEDVLKEEDVRGFLGLAGQDVFFGLMEAMHSRNLVSVGYVLRQVLDQGLDLGFFLRELTNCWRNMFLLRQAGEEALPLLGLSGEETAGWKDWAGKFEPAHIHACWQMTLDGQRKVMTSLEPALALELLLLNLTSLPELIRLESLSTQSSPPPAPQRPMGGSGGMQGGPGAGYGQAQGGTPGGGQRFAPPQVSQPMQQPRPPMQQQGQQRPQAPTRQSNPQVAPARAAEPPVSPAAPKEPEPAAVMPSDATPLSETVTPSVSVSDPSSGPKSWKGFLSFVEERNGQAGVKVSMLHLTKGELVNNELIVSCRSRTLCSQLSEKNTYNALESLTKEYFDPGVEVRVETGNIVVPKSDKQLMEDAETNPAVNKIIETFGAQIISVSPRKQ; translated from the coding sequence ATGAGTACATCGAATCTCACAGCGAAGTATCGTCCCCAGACGTTTGAAGACGTTGCCGGACAAAAAGCGATCAAATCCATTCTTTCCCGGGCTGCCGCCAAGGACAAGATTGCGCCTGCCTACTTGTTTTCGGGCACACGCGGGGTGGGCAAAACCACCATTGCTCGTATTTTTGCCAAGGCACTCAACTGTGTCAACGCACCCACCGGGGAGCCTTGCAACGAATGTTCGAATTGCAGGCAGATTACTGCGGGTGTGGCCGTGGATGTTATTGAAATTGATGGCGCATCCAACCGCGGCATTGATGATGCGCGCCGGTTGAAAGAAGATATCGGGTATGCGCCGGTCGAGTGCCGTTACAAGGTTTTTATTATTGATGAAGCGCACATGCTCACCAAGGAGGCATTCAACGCGCTCCTCAAGACTCTGGAAGAACCGCCGCCGCGTGCCACATTCATCATGGCCACGACTGAGCATCACAAATTCCCGGCGACCATTATTAGTCGTTGTCAGCATTATACATTTAAAATGCTGCCCCAGTCAGAGTTGGTGACGCATCTTGAAAAAATAATGAATCTTGAAGGGTTGCAGTATGAACCCGGTGCATTGCAGATAATTGCCAAACGCGGCGCGGGAAGCGTTCGCGACTCCATGTCGCTGTTGGGACAGGCTCTTGCCATGGGCGAGGATGTGCTCAAGGAAGAAGATGTGCGTGGTTTTCTCGGGCTTGCCGGTCAAGACGTATTTTTTGGCCTCATGGAGGCCATGCACTCCCGGAATCTCGTGTCGGTCGGGTATGTGCTTCGTCAGGTACTCGATCAAGGGCTTGATCTTGGATTTTTCCTGCGTGAACTGACCAACTGTTGGCGTAACATGTTTCTGCTCAGACAGGCTGGAGAAGAGGCTTTGCCGCTTCTTGGCCTGTCCGGTGAAGAGACAGCCGGATGGAAGGATTGGGCCGGAAAATTTGAACCGGCGCATATTCATGCGTGCTGGCAGATGACACTTGATGGTCAACGCAAGGTCATGACCAGTCTTGAACCAGCCTTGGCGTTGGAACTGCTGTTGTTGAATCTGACCAGTCTTCCCGAGCTTATTCGTCTTGAATCTCTTTCGACACAGTCTTCGCCTCCCCCTGCACCGCAAAGGCCAATGGGTGGATCTGGTGGAATGCAGGGCGGACCCGGCGCAGGATATGGTCAGGCTCAGGGAGGCACGCCGGGCGGCGGACAGCGTTTTGCACCGCCTCAGGTCTCACAGCCCATGCAACAACCCCGACCACCAATGCAGCAACAAGGGCAGCAACGACCACAGGCTCCGACTCGTCAGTCGAATCCGCAGGTCGCCCCAGCGCGAGCGGCTGAACCGCCGGTTTCTCCTGCGGCTCCAAAGGAGCCTGAGCCTGCAGCGGTGATGCCGTCTGATGCCACACCCCTGTCCGAAACAGTGACCCCGTCCGTGTCCGTTTCAGATCCGTCATCCGGCCCCAAAAGTTGGAAAGGGTTCCTTTCATTTGTGGAGGAACGAAACGGACAGGCCGGTGTGAAAGTGAGTATGCTGCATCTGACAAAGGGGGAACTGGTAAACAATGAGTTGATCGTGTCATGCCGTTCCAGGACGCTGTGTAGCCAGTTGTCAGAAAAGAACACCTATAATGCACTTGAATCACTGACAAAAGAATATTTTGATCCAGGGGTTGAGGTTAGGGTTGAAACAGGCAATATTGTCGTGCCCAAATCGGACAAACAACTCATGGAAGATGCAGAAACCAATCCGGCCGTCAACAAAATTATTGAAACGTTTGGTGCCCAGATTATTTCGGTAAGTCCCAGAAAACAATAA
- a CDS encoding amidohydrolase family protein has protein sequence MRIDIHAHAFDPKIAHKVLAQLEGHYGIKPVGTGIAADLIERLDEAGIDKSVILTAATTPNQVIPANNWAIELKKNNPRFIPFGTVHPGFDRNAEELDRLEKNGIQGLKFHPDFQGFRMDDEAFFEVMELIQGRFVCMFHVGDRLPPDENPSCPKKMAALRKRFPKPVMIAAHMGGYQHWEYAIEHLAGTDVYVDCSSVLDFVDDTLLKRMFEAFSHDRILFGSDYPLFDAATEIEKIARRLDLSDNQVDDLLSRGESLFA, from the coding sequence ATGCGTATTGATATTCACGCTCACGCTTTTGATCCGAAAATCGCTCACAAGGTACTTGCTCAACTCGAAGGCCACTACGGTATCAAACCTGTCGGTACGGGCATAGCCGCCGACCTTATTGAACGTTTGGATGAAGCTGGTATCGACAAATCAGTCATCCTCACTGCCGCCACAACTCCGAATCAGGTCATCCCAGCCAATAACTGGGCCATTGAACTCAAAAAAAACAACCCTCGCTTCATCCCGTTTGGAACAGTACATCCCGGCTTCGACCGCAACGCCGAAGAACTTGATCGTCTGGAAAAGAACGGCATCCAGGGACTCAAATTTCATCCTGATTTTCAAGGATTCAGGATGGATGATGAAGCCTTTTTCGAAGTGATGGAACTTATTCAAGGACGATTTGTCTGCATGTTCCACGTTGGCGATAGATTACCGCCTGATGAAAACCCTTCATGTCCGAAAAAGATGGCAGCACTGCGCAAGCGTTTTCCCAAGCCGGTGATGATCGCGGCACACATGGGCGGATACCAGCACTGGGAATACGCCATAGAGCATCTCGCTGGGACCGATGTATACGTGGATTGTTCAAGCGTTCTGGACTTTGTGGATGACACCCTTCTGAAGCGTATGTTCGAAGCTTTTTCGCATGACCGTATTCTTTTCGGCAGTGACTACCCGCTCTTTGATGCGGCTACCGAAATCGAAAAAATCGCACGCCGTCTCGACTTGAGCGACAATCAGGTGGACGACCTCCTGAGTCGAGGTGAATCGCTCTTCGCCTAA
- the recR gene encoding recombination mediator RecR, protein MQNLPGPLKEVVDQLSSLPGIGPKSALRIALTLLKMTREKARGVGQSIVDLRERLCLCDDCACLAESSPCSICANPSRDSDQLCLVPEWDALLAMEEMGVYRGKYLVLGGLLSPLDGVEPGHLEVDRLRRRLATGEISELILALGATLDAEATASYVKNLVESEFPEVSVSRLAQGIPIGAEVKFMDKETLKQSLVHRQKV, encoded by the coding sequence TTGCAGAATCTCCCCGGACCACTCAAGGAAGTGGTTGACCAGCTCTCCAGCCTGCCCGGTATCGGTCCCAAGTCGGCTTTGCGCATTGCGTTGACATTGCTCAAGATGACAAGGGAAAAGGCTCGGGGAGTGGGACAGTCCATTGTCGATCTTCGTGAACGACTGTGTCTTTGTGACGATTGCGCCTGCCTGGCGGAATCAAGCCCCTGTTCCATCTGCGCGAATCCGTCCCGTGATTCGGACCAGTTGTGTCTGGTGCCGGAGTGGGATGCACTCCTTGCCATGGAAGAGATGGGTGTTTATCGCGGGAAATATCTCGTCCTCGGTGGCTTATTGTCGCCGCTGGACGGGGTGGAACCTGGGCATCTTGAAGTCGATCGACTTCGTCGCCGGTTGGCGACAGGCGAGATATCCGAGCTGATTTTGGCACTTGGAGCCACTCTGGACGCTGAAGCGACCGCTTCCTATGTGAAAAATCTGGTGGAGTCCGAATTCCCCGAAGTGTCGGTAAGTCGCCTTGCGCAAGGCATACCCATCGGGGCGGAAGTCAAATTCATGGACAAGGAGACGCTCAAGCAGTCTCTGGTTCATCGGCAAAAAGTGTAG
- a CDS encoding thioesterase family protein, with protein sequence MARTADFPACDSWYSHFISYGETDAMGVVYHAEYLHLFERARSKLIRESGMSYAETERRGIMLPVREAQCRYRVPIRYDEEIHIHVGIEKWGRASVDFTYEIWNRDKTVLHSTGMTSHACVNLEGKPVRVPDWLKNLF encoded by the coding sequence ATGGCACGTACAGCAGATTTTCCCGCGTGTGACAGTTGGTATTCACACTTTATATCCTATGGCGAAACAGATGCCATGGGCGTGGTCTATCATGCAGAGTACCTGCATCTTTTTGAACGCGCACGGAGTAAGCTCATCAGGGAATCCGGCATGAGTTATGCTGAAACAGAACGACGCGGCATTATGCTTCCCGTTCGTGAAGCACAGTGTAGATATCGTGTTCCCATCCGGTATGATGAAGAAATCCACATTCATGTAGGTATTGAGAAATGGGGCAGGGCCTCAGTCGACTTTACCTATGAAATATGGAACCGCGACAAGACCGTATTACACTCTACCGGCATGACCAGTCACGCCTGCGTCAATCTGGAAGGAAAACCAGTCCGTGTCCCTGATTGGCTCAAAAATCTTTTCTAA